The following are encoded in a window of Balaenoptera ricei isolate mBalRic1 chromosome 1, mBalRic1.hap2, whole genome shotgun sequence genomic DNA:
- the CD48 gene encoding CD48 antigen has protein sequence MCSRRWELSLALELLLLPHLFLATSVQDYSKYAVSGSNVSLPISSLPRNYKSLTWFYTADQKIVEWESGQLKYFNTKLKDKARLDLQSGTLHIDNVQKEDSSTYLLMVLKDTGDEDEWKISLVVLDPVPKPDIKVKKTQEVNKCNLTLSCVTQDQPVNYTWYAESLPKEFQSSVLEVTHAPQNYSRSYTCQVSNPVSSQNETVNFTSPCVQAPSSGVAWTATWLVIMVTTVLGLLWI, from the exons ATGTGCTCCAGAAGGTGGGAACTGTCTCTGGCTCTGGAACTTCTACTGCTGCCTCATTTGTTCCTGGCAACCAGCGTACAAG ATTATTCAAAATATGCCGTCTCCGGCAGCAACGTGAGTCTGCCAATCTCCAGTTTGCCGAGGAACTACAAATCACTCACCTGGTTTTATACTGCTGACCAGAAGATTGTAGAATGGGAATCCGGTCAGCTTAAATACTTCAATACTAAACTTAAGGACAAGGCCAGGCTTGATCTTCAAAGTGGCACACTGCACATCGATAACGTCCAGAAGGAGGACAGCAGCACTTACCTCCTGATGGTGCTGAAGGACACTGGGGATGAGGACGAATGGAAGATCTCACTGGTGGTGCTTG ACCCTGTACCAAAGCCTGACATAAAAGTCAAGAAGACACAGGAAGTGAACAAGTGTAACCTAACCCTGTCCTGTGTGACCCAGGACCAGCCTGTAAACTACACCTGGTATGCAGAGTCCCTTCCAAAAGAGTTCCAGAGCAGTGTGCTTGAAGTGACCCATGCACCACAAAACTACTCCAGGTCTTACACCTGCCAAGTCAGCAATCCTGTGAGCAGCCAAAATGAGACAGTCAACTTCACTTCACCCTGTGTACAGG CCCCATCCTCTGGAGTAGCTTGGACTGCAACTTGGCTAGTGATCATGGTAACCACTGTTCTTGGTCTCCTATGGATCTGA